gtagaaccataaatgggattaaaaccattagatagacttgtatgattcttgtgtgagccattgtggctagattcttagagttcttatgTGATTAACCGTtagtattaacaacgatcgattcaaaggatgaaccagtggatcgtggatctcgaggtaggcgtggcttgtcatcaaaagaggtgggaatacatttgactcttttgtaaccattattgttgttgtcacaaaagtttatgcttaacaaactcatgcattgtttgttcgtgcattccatgctttgtttaaaatgcattatgataattctgttgattctgtgaatctttccaAGATTtagaaaggacttgtaatgttttatttgtcattatgaattgttatgggaaataagaatttccatttgtatgcctaataggtgtgtaaggaattggtcgacacctattAGGAAATTGTTAGgtgtataggatacgctccttcatttatatctacatgaatgcTGCTTTTATGCttaataggtgtgtaaggaattggtcgacaccataTAGGCTAATAGGGTGCGGAAGGAAGTGGTCGACacaaggagtttgtccatacacatgtttgtttattttagtGACTTGGCCACTATTTAATCTTTccgaaaacatgtattgttttccaaatctttcctatgattacttagaagttaaatgttaattattcccactttcagtttcagagacagaccaGAGTTGCACAGCGAAAGCTCCGAGAAGTTGACTTCTTTAGTTGGTTATAATCTGATatgttattatgttgtatattctatttgtaaaccaaatgattattgtatatgtatcatttgagagaagatctcgtatatatatatttctgagcggggttagttttgggttaagttttatagcagattctttaattaaatgtttaagtaattgatttagattcttagtacctctttatttagttaacctcttggattagtcagctgctggCTTAGAGGGCGCTACAATCATGATAAAATCCATTGTCTGTTGTTATGTAAtaaaggaagaagagaaaaagaacgggaagaaggaagaagagaaaaagaacggGAAGCGAAGGAGAGGAAAACTGATGGGCGGCTGAAATCAACATGGTTTAATTAGGGTAATACTTGTGCGTTTTCTAGTATTTCTACTTATGACACTTAGGTCATTTACGTTACGTACGAATTAGTTAATCCGGGTTGACCCACTGGTTGGACCATATGACCCTTGACCCAGTCATTTTACTGGTTCAACGTCCGGGCCGATTTTCAGAACATTGGTTAGAAATCGAGCAGAATATAAGACTATACTACTACAATTCTGTACCTAATTTAGATCCAAATTAAACATTCAAACAAAAATAGATGTCAGATTCAAACCATAAACAATCGACAACTACAACATCCACCATGTTAATTAAGGATTAATAAATGAACTAATTGTTTCTATTGTATTTGGATGACTAGCATAGCAGTTACCTAGTTGCCGTCCGACGTTAAACTTAATTCAAAAGAAAGGATGATGGGATTTTTAAAATACACCTGATCGGCATGAGTAGGTGGTCACTTAATTTAGGATCTGTACTGCTTAGCAGAATTTCCTTGCGGAACGCCTGAACCATAGCACTTCCCTAGAATCCCTACTGGCACTGAAGTCATATTAGTACGTCTATTTCCAAAACTACACTTTGTGGCATTTCTTAGAAAATTCTAAAAGGATCTGTGAGTTGCTTTTGGAGTGAATGAGTGGATTATTAACTGTTCTAGTAATCATCAAAATCAGCCTCGTTCAATATGTCTACTCAATAGACCCAAGATCTTTGCTAATTTTGTGTAGACGTCAGACGATGAGCCTAATGACATGTTAGAAAGCATATGGTGTGTTAAAGAAAAGGTATAGTGGGCTAGTTTTATACTATCAAGTACCAATGATTGATGGTATGAGTGGCTGGAATTTAGAACAAGTGGGACTTTCCTCTTGGAGATGGAcattataaaaaaagaaaacttgATTTCTTGCTAGTTGCTCCAAAGTTTCACCTTTCCGTTATTTTTGCCAATTCACTAAAAGATCACCATTTATGAAAACAATGCTGGCTAAAAGGACACCAAATTAACTTGGCTTATATATGTTGATTGTGCAGTTCACAGATTTGGGGTTTTAGCAAAGTTGCCGATGAGAGACTTGGCAAAAAGAATCTGCTCAAATATACGGATGAATAGCCGACGTTACTATAGTATAGAGGTAAAGTCACTAGGTGATTAGTGATCTGAGTTCGAAATTTGccggcaccaaattctttaccgattaaaaaataaaaatcatgaatGAATGAATAAATGTAATTAATCCAATTAACAAATAAGGGGTATTTTTACAAATTACAAACAACCGGTGGGTGTATTGCccaaaacaaaaaactaaaagaaGAGATTACAACTTGATGCATATCTGTTATGAGCTATGTATGACCCACTAACATTAGAGCCAACTTCTCTTCTCATCTGCTCCCATTTAACGAATCAAAAAAGTTAATACTAACCTCACACCAATACTGTCTGCATTTGTTAATATTACCCCTTAACCACTTGCACCAAGAAACAACATTTCATCTTTGTATGCACATAATTTCACATCTAtgacttctttttcttgattCTTTCTCGACCCTTTCTCTCTAACACCTTAAAACACCACTAAGGATCTAGGAACTGATTAAATAGATCGAAATTATGCGGATTGGGAGATGTTATAGAAGGTGAAAGAAAATTTGTACTAGGGCTAGTCAAGAAATTACTACTACCATCAAATAAGTTTCTGTTACCACTATTGTAAAATGGACTAAAATCATGTACGAAACTTAAAGAATTTGGATCAATCGCTGGTGAAAAAAAGCCGGGTGAGATAGGTGGGAGAGACGACGGAATCGGGGATAGAATACTCGGATTAGTGCCCATTGTTCGTTCCACTGTCGAACCCATTTCTAATCCTTCGATGATGCTCGAGTCTTCTTCGGCTACTCTAAATTTGGCTGCCCCTTGAGGTGAAGTCCTTTCGATGGATGCATAACGAGCAGCGGGTGAAATTGCACCAACATCAAAATCAACAGACGACGAGGATTGTGCTTGCAGTAACGAAGTTGATGGAGAAGGCAAATAAGATGACGATGAAGGTCCCGTAAGACGTTGAACTAATTTCATGAAGTCGTTTGGGTCTGTATGAATTACCTTCGGGGATACTGTATAGATTATAACAGGCGGCCGCAGTTGATTGTTCCCCGGTTGTTGATaagattgttgttgttgatttggaAGTTGGGGCGCGACTGGTAGTTTCTTGATCTTATGTGAATCTTTTCGGATTTTTAGTGGGGTTGGCCGGGGACCTTGTAGTTCTCGTTTTGGTGAAGGTTTTCCACCGCTGCTGCCTCCCGACGACATATCCCATGAAGATGAAGAGTCCATGTTGGCGGGCTAGTTCGGCCGTCGGAGAAGTGAAAGAAGAACAAGAGACGATGAGAGAGACAAAACAAGAGCTTTTAGAGATGGTAGGGAGAAAGAGAAAGTAACAGTATTGACTTAAGCTGGTTGTCTCTTTGTAAACCATGGAATAAGAGAGCTTTACATATGTAAATAGCTCACACTTATAAAGTCAATGCAATTTTCTTGAATGGATCCTGGTATTGGTTAAGGAAATTATAAGAAATGATcaacttattttattttatcaacgAGGAAGATGTTTCTAGGTACCAACCATGATCGGAACTTTGAACTTTGAAGATGTCCTGTGATTTAGGTATATactccctccatcactaattagatgatctagttaaaatttactagtaaattattagaaatgatttatctctcaaactatacaacgaATTTTCGTAAATTTTGTATtattggaaagcattttaaaacacttatctaatgaatataaatatgactatcaaattttacatatttcttataataatagtAGTCTATTATTCCATTTATTTATGATATAGGTCATtttaattagggacggaggtaaTATATGATTATACGAGGAGGAATGAAGGAGCTATGGATCAGAGGATACTGTCAATTGGCAGTTAGGTCAAAGAAGCCGAACCTGATGACACAATTCTGACCCAATAAAATTAATTGCCTTAAATTGAGATGATCTCATTTGTCCCTTCTAGTCTAGTTCAAGGTAGTCAGCCAAGATTCACAGTCAAGTGTGCATTTAGAGTGCGACTCTTATTCAATTTTGCTGGGGACATCAGTTGAAAGGCAATAGAAGTATAGAACTATCGGCTGGAAATCGAAATCTTTAGCCGCTAGGGCAGTGGGGCTCGATGAAGGCTCGCTCTAACGATCATTATTTGAATCCAATAACAGTTtcaggaaagaaaaaagaaaaatcactaTGTCTCTTTATCCGgctaaaaagataaaaataaaatacaattatTTACATTATCAAGATCGGCTCAAACTCACTTCGGAAGAGTGGTTTTGAGCCGATGTGAGATACTATCAGCCGGACTTTACTCAGATCGGTAAAAATATAGGAGGAAACAGAGAGAGAAAGTGTCTTCTTTGGAAAATTGAACTCCAAGCTTTGttttatactccctctgtttctgaaagaccgtcctctattcctttttcgtcagtttcaaaattgtgtccagcttctatttatagtcatactttttcaatgaactctctaatatatccttaaattttttatattcataaattaatttttaacgtgacccaatctaaaatattaaagaaattagtataattgaggaaacaaatatatccttcattccttttaagaaaatttacatttaactcaaaaaattaaattccttataaagtttatacttcataaattagatatcttttaaattttccttttatatttcgtatttataattctcacaacaattttggataatctttattgctagcatttttattaaaataaaatagataagtaactaagggtagtcaagcaaaatagtatggtctccttaatattttgagaaagtcaaagcgggttgtctttgtgaaacggagggagtacttttttcttttttaaaaaagaagTTTTGTTCAACAAAAATTAAACATATCGTATGATAAGTATGATCATTAACATTTGTACTCATAAGTATAATTCTCTCTATTTGGAATAGAAGCTTGTTCTTTAAGCGTTGCAGAAATATGTTcatcttgtagttgcaggaaatcccacaactaacacctcttaataatttctagatctaaacataaaaatgatgataagtgtaatggcataaaaccacacaccacatccaacgaagtagaagatcgtttaacacaaagtgaagatacaCAAAAAACATAGgcacaaagatatacgtggttcggtatgattacctacgtccacggggtgaaagggtgaatgttattatttctcttctttggttacaaatgttctctccttctcaaatggtgaagctctcacaactcaagtatggtgccttctttttctctctcacaacctgcctctctctctcgacctgcccttatatttataggccaaggtcgacatacaacagaattacaatgttggtcacattacatcaatttagttgttccctatcggaccttcactgctcgcccgactttctggtttgaccgatagttcttcacccgaggccgagtcttaatcgtctggttaacacgatgtcgctcttctttcttctcgttcctttgtttgaccatcttccttcgtctgaccgagtgctttctgattgtttgcccgacctgtcagaggataagggtcgcgtcacatccgacaactgttgggccatcacgtccgacccacgtgatacaCGACCCACGTCCGACAAttgttctatcttgtgcttcgccgctccttgttctttggtgtatcacagcttaggatcttgccacctagccctgtggattatctacacctacaataagaatgctaaaattgtaaatggacacaaggattttttacatggttcgatcaatgtgatctacatccatggttcttcactatgattgttgtaATTACATGAATTTACATTTAGAGTCTCCATTAATGGATTCTTGGTAGAGCTCTAGATCTAGCTTTTAGGGAAGAAGatgacaaagaaaataaaatctctcTCTAAGAAATGTGTCTCTCTCTTTTGTGATCATAATTTCTCTCTCCTGTCTTTCTTTTTATATAGGATGAATTAATCAAGTTGAAGAAATCAATTAATTGAAGAGGATTCAAAGAAATTAGCAATTGTTGGTGATAAATTCAACTGGATCTGTGAGCTACAAGGGCAAATATGGAAGTTGTGGGCGAGATTTGAAAGAACTGAAGAAGAGTTGAAGAAATATCCAAGAAATCCAACCAAACTACATCAACAATATGTTCAACAGGAGAAATCTCTTCCAcatatttgtgattttgtgtacAATTGTCCAGATCTGggaattttcaaacaaaaattttagaaaaaattcATTACAAAATTAGTTTATGCTTTCTACGAAATCTAATTCCCAAACAAAATCTTGacgcaaaacaagtttcgattagAGATttacaaccaagattttaagaaaTTCTTTGGATACATATAAGATTTTAAGAATTTTCGATTAGAGATTTACACATATAAGATTTTAAGAAATTCTATGGATTAAATTTCGATCTGATTTTAGAATCTTTATAAAACTCATAATTCAGGCTTTCTTAATAAAAAGTGACGAGAATACTCTAGATCAAATACTGAATACTCTGTTGTTCACAGTGACGAGTGTCTTGATATCTTTTCAAGCACCAGGTAGTAAGGGAGAATGAATTAATCAGATTGTTCATGCGAACAAGTTGTGAAGCTGGGAAGAAGTAATATGCTGGGATgagctaccaattaactttgaagAAAAGGTGGATTAAAAGCATCTTGGCAAAAAAGAGATATATGCTACAACAGCAACACGGGAAGAAGCGAAGAATAACCATTTTCATTGTGCTACAAGTGATTGGATGATTTCTGCGCGTGAGATATAAAAGACAaaggaaaaaatcaaagaacCCCAGCTGAAATCCTACAATGAACGTGCGATGGCATCGCTCAAAAGAAGAGAAgatctctttcttttattttgttgaCTGATGTTACTTATTGTAGAACGAAGAAACGAAATTTGATGATGTCCATACGAAGTTAAGCATGGATTCACTATAGAAGAGCATCCCAGCAACTGGAATACTTAACTAgcgtacgaagatgattgacaaATCCATCTCAACATATGTTGTCAATGACAAGAGGGAAACGGTCAAGGAAACAAACATACTTGAGGCAAAAAGTTAGCAGGTGAAGCAAAATAAACATACAAGAAGCGGAAGAGAACCGAAAAAGAGGATTCAGCAAAAAGGAGAAGAACTGAAGAGTGCGACAAATTCGCACAAGAGAACTCAACTTAGCAGCACGGAGAAGTTGACAGGTAAAAGAAGTTAGTATGGGAGAAAGTTTTGTAGGTGTGAAGGAAAAAGGAAAGAAGAGTCTCACATGGCGAACAAGTTAAGAAGAAAACTTATGCGAAgaaataaagtgaagaagtaaacTCCTGAGGCAAAACTACAACAACATTCTCAGGGCCAAGTTGTCGTTTACAAATTGCAGGAAAAAACCAGCTAGTGCGAAGATGATGATAAAGTATACAAAGTTGCTTAATAATTTCGCATAGATGATCAAGGAAAGAAGCTGCAAGATTAAGAAGAAAAACACGGAGAACTGCCAAAGGAGAAAGAATACATAGGGAAACAATGTCAGGATATCGTCTGTACGTGAATAAGAAGTAAGGACCACATTAAAAAGAATACAAATTCTTCCGCACGAGTACTTCACAACACTCGCAAAGATAAGGCTCCTCTATGCAAAGAAATCAGCAGCCCAACAACACGTAACCAATGAAGAAGATGACAAAGAAGAAACAAGCGgaacaacaaaaagaagaagacagGGGATATTTTCGTACAAGAAAACAGCTCAAAAAGATCGTCTCAAGTAACTTGCGCGATAGggagacaaagaaaatgaaacaaGAGTGAAATATAATGAATAATCATCAACAGATAGTTCAAACAGAACAAATGTGCTGTTTCAATGTGAGCAGTGTTGCAGTGAAGATTAAGAGCTATTTCGTGAAACAGATGAACAAGGAAACTTTAAGGGTAATTGCTTAGGCGAGCAGGAGACGTGCGAAGCTAAAACTATGCAAAAGAAGATATAGGTAACAACAGAAAGAGCTCGAGAAGTACGGATCAATCAACTCAATATACAGCATAGGAGAGGATACATGCGAAGAAAACAACTATGGAACTCTAACTTCGCTGCTAAGGGAAGTAATAGATATATTTTTGGAGGTTTACAGGGTAAAGACACGGAGCTCTCCTATTTGGGCGAAGACGACAAATCTGGCGAACAGATCTTGACGACCAAACTAAATAAGTGCGAATTGCAGGAACATAGGAAAACGAACATTGGAAAGTATAAAGCACAAACAACAAAGAGAATGACAACACTTCTCACGGAATTTGCAAGTGATTGGTTGCAAATTCTAAGCGGCAAAAAGACGGTAGCTCCACCAATatctgttggaaaacgattaataaaaaataattttttaaaattttaaaaaaaattataatttattattttgtttttgtgaatgaaactttttagtcccacattgtggagtttccaatttttaatagttttaagaaactatataaacttattagtcccacattgtggagtttccacttcttaaattgttttattccattatataaagaaattcactacttttgtaaaatctatgggaaaggggttgctctatattttagagggacccctaagggaaaatattatatagcgtttcttaagagttcgcgattttccttaacggttttttcggagttgccaagctcaagttgagcatctactacatatgctagtagtaggtgtagtagggtgttttatcctgaagaTATCCGTCGTGTGAGGgatataacatcactcttgagtgtagccgggcgctaatgtcttaagggcaacgtgttgaacacgtgactcactctgtttttccaaatttttgccttgttgctgttgtggagatatgagaagctcgttcgtttcgtcaatcgatcaattccattataaaggagctaagtatcaataacttttgcttatttaattttttctttattttgattattgcacccaacaatcttaagacattagaatttgtaataatcgaaaatggttggttggtttgtgaatcatggatgttaattgtggagtgaaaaacaaaaaaaaaatttggtcagatgtagagtttcgagattatctcttaacctagaaggaatttcgatgaaccctttttaaacaacgtagtagacatcctgatagttacccacgtaaaatttcagaaattttggagttgtaaaagtatttttttgatattttacaaaacagacaaatgttcctgaaaaattctgacgggcaaacttttgttgttaattaaagtattttttatggggtaatcatgagttttttgatatggtggttcaaacgaagtttgtaaatctagatattatcttcaaaactcatattttatcttccgtttcggaactaaggtttgtgagatgtggtgtattaggtgattgggaaattaccgtgtccgtggtcagagtataaacgaagattgtaacataaaattgaaaaggaacatggctaccaggcgcatgtggatgaacacaagtattccaaagctgacaaaggcgggaatatcaaacacaactctaaccgtagtcttcataagaaaggtatgtttcataaAAATGAATCCggcgttactttaattaagggtgattgttatgtttgtaaaattccgggccataaggtagtaaagtgtagacaacataaaaccttaataagtagaaagttaatgctaatttagttgaaacaaattagaacgagttcattgacatgatgtcggaagtttttttttttaacaaccaatgtgagagaccagaaggtggactctagatccaccaagaatgtttgttgaaacagagacctgttcacctcctatcagaggataggggatgtcgaaaACTCTTTTTGAATAACTCATCTGcgatagaggttgcataaaaggaaaaggtcgagcagaagctcatatctgtaatactctcacattgaatgaagttttcatgttccaagcatatgcaagaatcttgtatcttgttctattgtagatggaaaaagatttaagatcttaatttttttctggaaaacttgttgtaacaaggcagttattttttaagaaagagttataggactttgggtccatataagcttaacggaaaaaactgatgatgtgaacatagttcattcttgtgctttctttatgtgattgattgttttatgtggtaagcttgtaaccgtaaacttataagtcaatgcttaactggatagcataggctgcgtacccaaatttagtttggactttgaacacaaaagtgaaatctgtgaagaatcaaatttgcttaaaaccttttagcacaaatgttcagagtaattctaagcctttagaattaattcagttaggcctagtgacatgagttcaacccaaaatcacTATGGTAAAagtggtttataacttccgtagagaTTGTACGAGTACtgcttgtatacttgcttaggataaggatgatgccttagaagccttagatgtataaacttgaagttcaaaccAATTAgaaagccttgaacataacaactgtatccttaagatgataattgtcatgttgattagttcaggattacctgtggccttgtggggggaggcagtcatgttaactagtatatcctgaatagagtacccttaaggatcagataaactccatatgatttatggataggtagatgaccttcttatgaatatgtcaaagtgtgggggtgtttgactaagattgtcattcctcttcctagaagaactagatagaaaccaaaaatggtgattgtgtcttcatataaggtatgctgagtatacttctacatatagatttttggttgtgtttctgatttttcatactttggtgtgatttttctgactttgttgtgaatactattacataatctagggatgctgagttctttgaacatgtttattcttaaacctgtacctcattagagatgtgttgttgatcccctagatttattttcaaatagtcagaacttatcttaaaggaagatgaagttaaggttgagcctaagagaagtaaaacaattagacttgagacttcttatgaagccgacttcataacatgcctagcgtagtctaagccctggacttgtaagaagccttgatatctactgaaactccattctggtaagaagcttcatttagtgaaatgatCAGTCCGTCGGACCTGACATTGGAGGtttagtttacctccagagagtaagaccatgatatgtaaatgagtctttaagaggaacattaggtatatggaactgtagaaaaatattaggctaagttggtagctaaaggctataaactaaaagaaggtgtatatttccttgattcttattcacatgtgacgagatttacttacgttgagatgctaattgttattgctgtcataaacaaattagagatacatcagatggatgttaagacagcttttctaaaatcgtgaattagataaagaaattacatagtagaccaacctgaggactttgtagtgaaaggttatgatgacaaagtttgtaagttgaacaaaatttgtatggtttataaaataaacacgtaaacagtgacatggaaaattttgatcatgtgataatgtgtagtggatttaagttaatgaatctgacaaagtAATATTTACAAgtaaacttgttaaggatgcctgtgtgattgtatgcttgtagtGATGATATGCTTACTTGATacaacatagatgtgattaataccactaaaaacatgcgctgatgagaacgttgacttgaaagacttaggcctgtTGATGTAACTTTAGGGAGGATTAGA
This is a stretch of genomic DNA from Papaver somniferum cultivar HN1 chromosome 1, ASM357369v1, whole genome shotgun sequence. It encodes these proteins:
- the LOC113300265 gene encoding protein MKS1-like; protein product: MDSSSSWDMSSGGSSGGKPSPKRELQGPRPTPLKIRKDSHKIKKLPVAPQLPNQQQQSYQQPGNNQLRPPVIIYTVSPKVIHTDPNDFMKLVQRLTGPSSSSYLPSPSTSLLQAQSSSSVDFDVGAISPAARYASIERTSPQGAAKFRVAEEDSSIIEGLEMGSTVERTMGTNPSILSPIPSSLPPISPGFFSPAIDPNSLSFVHDFSPFYNSGNRNLFDGSSNFLTSPSTNFLSPSITSPNPHNFDLFNQFLDP